From Scomber scombrus chromosome 9, fScoSco1.1, whole genome shotgun sequence, one genomic window encodes:
- the vimr2 gene encoding vimentin gives MLRVSSYRKLFEEGSWSPNGSSSMQCAGQYRASVRGAAADECDCDKLDFVAARALSKEGLDQFVKDRTSIAALNDRLVRLIKLAHCFEEENESLECQIEELEDKLSDRQASSTLTTIVAAPDFSLDAVVDRLRVERDEILCDTEELQRELQRLKQEYEKVAQQKIFLQQDRQDVAEEVDTVTAKCLALREQAAIYEEQLANMEAQHKTAVEDLLEPAEETTGVVATLKFGSPDITAALDVKEYYCQLAESLQFERGVSSSAVVPSGDGEVGVGGAAGVTVKDLTKTEDIIELKMLISELQTELSELEKCNEELEDEVEMKKAAYMEEIADLECTIEEMRLQEADFEVQMKEQCEEYKELLSEKMAREIEITAYRSLVEGEEERLCNL, from the exons ATGCTCAGAGTGTCTTCTTACCGCAAGCTGTTTGAGGAGGGGAGCTGGAGTCCAAATGGAAGTTCCAGTATGCAGTGTGCAGGCCAGTACCGGGCCTCCGTCAG GGGTGCGGCTGCTGACGAGTGTGACTGTGACAAGTTGGACTTCGTAGCTGCCAGGGCGCTCAGCAAGGAGGGTCTGGACCAGTTTGTCAAAGATCGCACCAGCATTGCTGCTCTCAACGACCGACTGGTCAGGCTGATTAAACTG GCTCATTGTTTCGAGGAGGAGAATGAGTCTCTTGAGTGTCAGATTGAGGAGCTGGAGGACAAGCTGAGTGATCGACAAGCCTCCTCCACCCTCACCACCATTGTGGCTGCACCGGACTTCAGCCTGGATGCAGTGGTGGACAGACTGCGTGTGGAGAGG GATGAGATTCTGTGCGACACagaagagctgcagagagagctGCAGCGTCTGAAGCAAGAGTATGAGAAGGTTGCTCAGCAAAAGATCTTCCTCCAGCAGGACCGCCAAGATGTCGCAGAG GAAGTGGACACTGTGACAGCAAAGTGTTTGGCGCTGAGGGAGCAAGCGGCTATCTACGAGGAGCAGCTGGCCAACATGGAGGCCCAGCACAAGacg GCAGTGGAGGATCTGCTGGAGCCAGCTGAAGAGACTACAGGAGTGGTAGCAACTCTTAAATTTGGCAGCCCTGACATCACTGCGGCCTTGGATGTAAAGGAATACTACTGCCAGCTGGCTGAGAGCCTGCAG TTTGAGCGAGGTGTATCCTCCTCTGCTGTTGTTCCCAGTGGTGATGGAGAAGTGGGAGTGGGAGGAGCTGCGGGGGTAACAGTCAAAGACTTGACAAAGACAGAGGACATCATTGAACTGAAGATGCTG aTTTCAGAGCTACAAACGGAGCTTTCAGAGCTTGAAAAATGCAACGAGGAGTTGGAGGACGAGGTTGAGATGAAGAAGGCCGCCTACATGGAGGAGATTGCTGACTTGGAG TGTACTATAGAAGAAATGAGGCTCCAGGAGGCTGACTTCGAAGTGCAGATGAAAGAGCAATGTGAAGAGTACAAGGAGCTGCTCAGTGAGAAGATGGCCAGAGAGATAGAGATCACCGCCTACAG GAGTCTGgtggagggagaagaggagaggctTTGCAACCTGTGA